From Triticum aestivum cultivar Chinese Spring chromosome 7B, IWGSC CS RefSeq v2.1, whole genome shotgun sequence:
tttgggaatggctcctgaataattagaagagtcaggtaagatcctgggaaaagacctgtgggttagggcccgctGAAAAGAAACACatcgttgaaatgattacttgaaaaggagattgcaccggttgaattaaatggcttgaatgaggtaacaacctcgagatatcttgaacggattgagaatggaaacaccagtcttgtgagatatcttcagcactccagaacaaatgaataggaagaagtgaatgattaagaggtgcatcggcatttGAAAGCAttagaaacaaggaaaggaatatgatgaatatcgaaagcttgaattggatccaccagagaagaaacaacaatgaaggatgatgaacttgaaactgttgagcatcttcatgggaaatcaccggataagaacattgaaagaaaagaatgaagagacttcccacaaataaaaggatacatgattacgaaatctgagtccttgaagaaaaagggtgggagggcgggaaaacaaaggttacttggggacggatgaaacggataccgttgagaaaacttagaattgatctcacaaatgttgaaatgatcggatccacttgaagagaagcacgccagttggaaagaattgacatgacaatctcgatgatcaaaaggattagtactcccatagaaatatgagaacaccacttgaaaggtatggaatcaacacttgacattgaagcaactcaaataccacaactcaaaacaaaacaaaggattggcttgcagaaataagccggaacaaatacatatgatagagatttacccaatcccatatcaggcatctgtcggaaagatattctaggagctacttgaattcccacctataaactcccgaaactttctggttatgcaatctggtgttggggatacaggggaagcaatatatctcacccaaactaacaatccctacatccagatgtatccgtccgtcaacacataaccaagaaaccttcggaaatcgtgtacctcaaccttcgaaaagcatccgttatacgagctatggcaatacccccgaactccccagtactgggtggcgtcgaggttatctcaccaacaactgcataaaagagattttcgatgtcggcaaaactcaggtattccagaactgcaacgataaaattgtgaggacaacacctcgaagctcaactccccgggacactgccacaaccccaaaatgttaggaggcaccaagaacaatgttctcgtcacaggactatcggaacgattccaagatacccgcgtgatcctaaaaaaattagtgaaagttgaggagaggaaagacaaaacatctacgtcaagagtcctcaccagagcgacgaagggggctgaggagtaaaaacaatcctactctccgatacatataatcctaagacttaaaatagtttttttctagactcaacaacggccaacaatcaagggggatcctatggtcggtcgaggctctgataccaacttgtcatgcccaagatgcgaccttatcctaaagggactcgaaggtcccaccaaggatagaagcgcatattgaagacgctttttcaaggtggatatcattacatcaacattacataatagatgggggtacATACAAGGCATATAagtgccacatgaatacatcaatatcatacaagagatcaacattcGACtatggatggaacacaaacagaaactcaaacaacatccaccctgctagcccaggctgtcgacctggaacctatcccctgattgaagaagaagcagaagaagaactccaaaacaagtaaacatcgctctcgcgtcatgatcatcgcataacctgtacctgcaactgttgttgtagtaatctgtgagccacaaggactcagcaatcccattaccatgggtatcaagactagcaaagattaaagggaaaggaaggggtaaagtggtgaggttgcagcagcagctaagcaaaatatggtggctaacatatgcaaatgagagcaagaagagaagcaaaggaacggtcatgaagtagcaatgatcaagaggtgatcctgaactcctacttacgtcaaacataacccaaaaccttgttcactcccggactccgccgagaagagaccatcatggctacacacacggttgatgcgttttaattcgaatctggtgtcaagttatctacaaccggacattaacaaattcccatccgccacataaccgcaggcacggctttcgaaagtttataccctgcaggggtgtcccaacttagcccatgataagctctcgcgatcaacaaagggtattccttctcccaggaagacccgatcagtctcggaatcccggtttacaagacatttcgacaatggtaaaacaagatcagcaaagccgcccgatgcgccgacaaatcccgataggagctgcacatatctcgttctcagggcacaccggatgaacactacgtacaactaaaaccatccctcaagtttccccgaggtggcgctgtaagtggctctagtttggaccaacactcggaggagcactggNNNNNNNNNNNNNNNNNNNNNNNNNNNNNNNNNNNNNNNNNNNNNNNNNNNNNNNNNNNNNNNNNNNNNNNNNNNNNNNNNNNNNNNNNNNNNNNNNNNNNNNNNNNNNNNNNNNNNNNNNNNNNNNNNNNNNNNNNNNNNNNNNNNNNNNNNNNNNNNNNNNNNNNNNNNNNNNNNNNNNNNNNNNNNNNggcaaatggtaaaaccaaggttgggccttgctggaggagttttattcaaagcgaactgtcaagggggtcccataaatcacccaaccgcgtaaggaacgcaaaatccaggaacataacaccggtatgacggaaactagggcggcaagagtggaacaaaacaccaggcataaggccgagtcttccaccctttaccaagtatatagatgcattaattaaataagagatattgtgatatcccaacataatcttgtccaccatggagcaatcttcaacttcacctgcaactaacaatgctataagaggggctgagcaaagcagtaacatagccaagaaatggtttgctaggacgggtgaaaaggttagaggctgacatggcaaatttggaaggcttgaagagcaaaagataggtagcacagcatagcgatagaacgaagcaactagcatagcaattgtagtagtgagatccagggtagcggtcatcttgcctgaaatcccgctaggaagaagaatgagtccatgaagaagacggatgggagtagtcgaacgaatcctcacaactccggaacgaaaccgaagctaacgagagaagcaaaccggaaagaagcaaacaacatggtaaacagacaagcataatcatggcatgatgcacaatcaagtatgatgcatgtccggtttaatgaggcatggcatggcaaagtgcacaaacaatactacaaattaagtggagctcaatatgcaacgagttgcatattgacaaaacaccacatcacttatttagttctttcttgtttatgtacccaacaatattaaatgtttttaaatatAGGAAGGGGTGaatcatatgaaaactacctatctaggaaagtttaaatgaggccggaacaacaaacaacaattccgaaaaatcctcatgtccatattttgaatttggtactgttctgccctaaaacatattttatgttgttaaacagcaaaataaggtgcaccaagttaaactaggcatttttccaccccatttacatataaagtttatttaaaatgaagctacggttatttagttatgaaataaatcattttaacatggcatttgagcaaattttaacaaacatcattttaaacatttcaaacatagatgaaagtagcagattatgaaactagataaaattctaagcatttttcatatttaaaacattttaatccgatgcacagttctGGAATTATTATACGCATGATGTTGAGGgtttttctgaaaaactgcagtCTGTGGATAATGTGTAAATTCGCAGGCAAGGAAAAAAACACATCACGGGCCGAAACTAGCTGGAGCAGGCCCAACAGAAGGGAAAAAAGGCAGGCGCTGGGGGCCCGGTCGGTGGTGGAGGTCTAGCAGGCCGGTTGAGGAGCTGGAGCAGGCTGGGCCTCGGCCTGCGAGGCAAAGAGGCGCTGACGAGGCTTGCGCAGTCAACAAGGCGAGCGGCTGCATCCAGGCAAGTGAAGCAGAGGATGCGCCGGCGCTGACAGCAGGTCGACGCCGCGGGGCATCCAGCAGCGGCGGCGCTTGGCGTCAGGAGGCGAtcttggcaggggcgcggatgagGGCCCTTTCCGGCCGGATCAGGCTGGATCCCACGGGAACGGAGCGAGGGCGAAAGGGATCCACGATCGAGGAGTCGAGGCAGGCTACTGTTAACTGAAGAAAAAATTCAGAAAGCTTGGAGAGCGACGGGGAAAGGTAGAGGACGGGAGAGAAGAAAGCAGAGGAGCAGGGCAGCACTGCTGGGGTGCTCACCGATGACGAGGCATCCGGCGAAGCGGTGGCGACGAGGGACTGAAGCTGGCGTTCAAACGGGGCGGCGCACGAAGCATAGGAGCGACGACATGGCGCAGCAGCGGGAGCTCCGGTTACAAGGCGCCATGGCTACTGCCTGGGTTCCTGGACAGGGAGAGAGAGGAAAAATGAGAGAGGAGGGGGAGTACGAGAAGGAGGAGGAAAGGCAGGGAGGAAGCCGATCCTGGGGTTGCCAGCAGCGACGCCGGAGGCGCGAAGACGAGGCCTGGTTAGGTCGAGGACGCTAGCGGCAGTGTGCTCCGGCGAGGAGGGatcgaggagctcgggctcctacCTCCTGGACGAGGGAAGGCTCGGGCGCGGGGTCTCCTACTCGGCTGCTGCAGCCATGGGAACGAGGCAGGCAAGGGGCGCTGGTCTTGCAGGTGAGGAGAGATCGAGGCGTAGAGGGCATCGGGCTCCAGGTCCATGTGAGGAAGGGCGGCCTTGGATGAAGAAGGTTGCGAGGAGGCGTGGGCGCGGAGGAGATCCACTCCTCTGGAccggacagggaggaggaggtggttggcccggtggatttttggatcgggatggatcccgaggaagatggaggatggtcggggaaggatcccgagggagtgggtggcggcgcaaggaggggaatggatgggacaagcccctaggatctagggttaggcATCTATTTATAGCAGGTGGGTTTTGGtttaggggcatttggtccctccgattttaatgggacggctgagaaaatataggttaggacGTCCAGTTAAGGAAACGAAGATATTTTGTAGATATTTGGGGATGATCGGAAAGCAACGGTGACgacagcccgggtcgggttcggacaACTTTTGGACGCGCGCTAGGGGGTCTGCACTGTGCAAAGGGGTTCAAACGGTTAggcaacaaaagaacggttggtctaagaaaggtcaacggaggcgaggaagaagcggcaacaaCGAACGACTACTAGTTTTGAAAACAGTGTCGATGTAATACGAATAATGACATGAgatgggatgcatgacatgaacaaaatgcaaaaacaaaagacaaaaacccaacaacggaggaaAATAaaatatcacatctccggaaaaggcaagagttggagttacgaatatggaaagttgtatccggggcgttacatcttagcttggggttcaatcttgcggtgtcctttcccagtgacagcaggggcagcaaggcacgtattgtattattgccatcgaggataaaaagatgggttttatatcgtattgcatgagtttatccctctacatcatgtcatctttcttaatgcgttattctgttctttatgaacttaatactttagatgcatgctggatagcggttgatgtgtggagtaatagtagtagatgcaggcaggagtcggtctacttgtcacggctgtgatgcctatataaatgatcatgcctagataatctcataattattcgcttttctatcaattgctcgacagtaatttgttcacccaccgtaatacttatgctatcttgagagaagccactagtgaaacctatggcccccgggtctatctcttatcatataagctttcaatctacttttatttgcatattttacttttccaatctatatcataaaaataccaaaaatatttatcgtatcatattatctctatcagatctcacttttgcaagtggccgtgaagggattgacaacccctttattgcgttggttgtttgtgtaggtgcgtgggacttttgaggagcctcctactggattcataccttggttctcaaaaactgagggaaatacttacgtgaTAAGCACATTTCTTATATACTATTTGGGCACACAAATTCACCTTTTATTAAGATATATCCATCCATTCTTGCTATGACTTGTTGAATATTCGAATGATAATCATAAAAGAGAATGTTGACTAGTGAATTGtttattttgcagaaaagtgcgcaaaggcactataatcGTCAAGACTTCTACTATGTGGCTAACGAGAAGAGAGAAGGGCATGAAAGAAATACGTCAAGGCTTGAGCGTGAAGGAAAGAAGTAATGTAGGGGAGCAAACTAAAAGAAGAGGAGGATCTTCTTGGGAAGAAAGAAGAAAGGAGGAGGGCCAAAGTAAAAAAAAGACAAAACAGAGGAGGGGATAAAAAATCCCTAGCGCAGCCGATCCCCATCAGGCCTGGCAtctcatctctctccctcacccctccttctccaccaccggccgccgccgcggccaggccggcgtggcggTGCGCCTGCTGCTCCTCCACTCAGCCACGAGCACCATCCGCCGCACCATCCATCCATCCCAGCCGCGTCGCGCCATCCATCCACCACTCCACCAGCGCCGCATCCCCAACATCCAACACCGCCGCGCCACACCACCAGCAGCCTCCATCCTCCAAACCACCAGTACACCACCACCATCGCCAACTCCCTCTTCCTTCCTCTGCTCTCTCAACTTCCTGCTGCTACTACTGCTCCAATCCCCACGCTGCTCACATTACTCTTCCTTGCTGTTGTTCCTTTACTGAAGAAAACGACCTGCTGCTGTTCTGCAGTTGTTGCGGTTCTGAACTCTGAATCCCCTGCTGAACTGCTACTGCTCCTAATCTTCTTCTCCAACTCCTTCAGTTCCTTCTCTGAACCTGCTGCTTCTACTGCTTCTTCACCCGCAAACTGCTGCagctctctttctttctcttcctCCCTCTCTTTCTATGCATGTGTGTGTAATTTCTGTGAGTTATTTGTGGATGCTAGATCAACCATATTCAAATCAGTATCAGTTCTATATGTGTCTGTATGTCAGCTAGTTCACTATAACAAATTGTGCTTTTATTTTATATTGAGATTGATCTTTGTGAAGTCAGATGTGTGATTGTGTTTGATCTCTAGTTAATAGTTAGTTAAGTACCTATGGTATATATACATATGTGTATGTTTGTGATGTGATACATTTATATTCTGTCCTATATCCATGATTCTTCTCTCTGTACATGTTAGATAAATCCATGTGTTCTAGTCTTGTTGATTCTCTTGAGTGATGATGTTCTCCTGTGTTAGTGTGCTAATTTCTCAAGCATATAGAAAATACCAAAACGATTGTTGAAGATAATCTGAACCTTTctgtattttttttgcattttctttgtcGACGATCTTTGGGAACGACCTTGTTAGTttagtttttattttctgcattcatCTCTTAAAATTGTGTTACCTAGCTCTAGCCGAGCATAGTCGTCGTCGCCTAGTCCttgtggagaacacgacatccgtagtTTGGGGCGTAAAAACCCCGCTATATTATAATTGATcattttggcgctgttgccggggactAGCGTCGAGCGTTTGTGTGAGGCTTTAGACTAGGTTTAGCTTGTTTCCTTTTTGTGCTTTAtatatttgtgatatatctctaGACACTAACCCCTGTTCTAGTTAGTATCTTTTTgtcttcttttcctttttgcagGTTGGATTATCCTCTCGGTTATGGCTTACTATTCAGATCATCAGGCTTATGCGAGCAACACTACAAACAACACGGAAAGTGTTCAAGAACTGATAGGTAAGATTTCCCATCGATTAGATGATTTAGCTCGGCAGCGAGAAGGAGTTTTTGAGGATAGGCCTAGCTCTTATGATCCTTATTCTAGAGGCTATCCTTATGTTGGTCCTACCTGCCATATTTGTGGATTTCAGGGCCATTCGCCCGCTGAATGTCAACGTGGTTACTCCCATCCTCCGGATTGTTTTGGCATGAGCTTCACTCAACAGCATagctcataccaaaacaattacACACATGGGTGGCCTGAAAACCAGAATATGTCATATAGGAGCAATAACCCTGAGATCTCATCGTTTGCTTCTAGTAATCATATGCAGGGATTTGGGTACAATGAGGAGAGCCACAACTATGCATCAAAACAATTCCATTCAGCTCCTACTCATATACCACAGCACCAGGAGATGTGTCCAATGGAGTTAAATGGTCCTCCATTTGGTCAACCAACAACTCCAGCACCTGTTGTGCAATCTCATGTGCAAGTGCCCACAAAAGATGAGTTCGATGACATAGACAAGCTCTCACTTTTGAGTCTCGAGTTCACTTGGAGTGCCGAGGATGATCCTATCAGGAAGGTTATACTAGAGGGAATGAAGAAGATTAAGAGTGGAAAGGAGCTAGTGGAAGAAGTAAGGAAGATTGAGAAGAACATCAACGCTGGCAGTactatctcttccctccttgaGTTGAGTGTTGCTGGGATATCCCTTGAGGTGTGTGAGGTTTCAACACTGTCACATTCAGCTGAGCAAGATAGCGAGAGTCCAGAGGAAGAGATACCTCAGATTGAAGAAGATGAACTAGAAGACAAGGAACAAGATGGTCAAGAGCTGCAATTCCCAAGTGATCAAGTTGAAGATTCATCATCTATTACTCCTGAAGAAGTACAAGAAGCTGctgtagatgaagatgaagaacatgAGATTCATTTGCCTATTTTCATACCAGAGCATGATGTGTCAGGTTTACTCAATCCTCTTGATGACATGATGCCTTGTGATTTCTTTGCTACCACCTTGCATTACATGATACCATCACTTAAGATTGATTTGAAAACTCATTTGCTTGGATATGATGATATATACCCTGTTAGTGGCATTGCTCTCATTTGTGATGATCACAATTACTTTCCTCATGCTAGTCTTGAGCTTAATGATAAATGTCATCCTCGTGTGAGTATTGACCATGCTGATTTCTGCCATCCTAAACATGTGCTTTATAGTTATGCTTATATAATTGGATATTCCATTGATGACTTGGAGGGCATCGACCGTATCACTTGTAGTTGTTTGTGTGAGTCCTATTTCAGGCTTTTGCTACTGCACTGTTTATTACATGCTGACCAGGTTCGAGGTGACATTCCTTGGGATCCTGGTGGAGTCAGAGCATGGCGATGAGGGGAGCACAAACAGGGAACACAAACAgagaagagtggagagaaaaaAGTAGGAGAGAAGAGTATACAAATACCAGGTGATTCTGTTCCACTTGAAGCAACCTTTAGAAAATTTAGTACGAGAACTGGCATTTAATTGCATTGAAACTCTTTTTGCATTGTGACACCTTACTCTTCACTGCAAAGTAGGATTCACTCCAAGAAGATTGTTGATTCTCTTAATACTAAAACTATGCAGCTGTATTCCTCTTATGGTAATTTGTGATAATGAATACTTTATACCTCCATGTAAATGTTCAATGGGAATGCCTTGAGTCTAAGTGAAACCTACTAATGAATTGATGTGTTGTGCCTGATTGTCCCAAGTTAAGCTAAGTAACTGGTGGCACTTAAGTAGTAGCTATGATCTCTGGATCTGTAGTATGTGAAAAACAGTGCCATTAGCTATGGATTCCTCTTTCAATTATTCCTATTTTACTTAAGCTAAGTAATTTTCTAATAACTAAATAAAATAATTATAATAATTTAAGTCCGATCGacctacagtagcatgtcatgttccctggatcggtggcTTGTGAAATCTGGTAGATTGGACTGTAaaaaattttatataaaaaatgctATAAtttgtcgaaccaggtgtataccatgttctcgagattggtggtatgttcctttggggagataataacaaaaaaatatactaataatttgtcgaaccaggtgtataccatgttgtcgggatcggtggtatgttcctttggggagataacaaaaaaaatatactaataatttggtcgagccaggtgtataccatgttctcgggatcggtggtatgttcctttggtgagactgatataatatcatcacttgtgctttaAATTCAATAAGTAACTTGTTATTCTAATTGATTTTGGGGTCCCAGCTTATCTCAGGGCTGAAGACAGAGCCAGCTCTTGATTATTAGTATTCACTTTGACTCAAGGCCATTGACTTGGAACATTTACAGTGTGTTATAAAATATTTCTTATCACAATTTAGCTTCAGTAGAGTACATTTGCTTAGTTCTAGTATTGTCGGAATTACTATCTATCAGAAAGTGCATCTTTACTAGGCAGTGTGAGTTGTGTCACCATCAATTTTTTttcctttgcttgaggacaagcaaagatttaagtgtgggggaacttgataagcaCATTTCTTATATACTATTTGGGCACACAAATTCACCTTTTATTGAGATATATCCATCCATTCTTGCTATGACTTGTTGAATATTCGAATGATAATCATAAAAGAGAATGTTACCTAGTGAATTGtttattttgcagaaaagtgcgcaaaggcactataatcGTCAAGACTTCTACTATGTGGCTAACGAGAAGAGAGAAGGGCATGAAAGAAATACGTCAAGGCTTGAGCGTGAAGGAAAGAAGTAATGTAGGGGAGCAAACTAAAAGAAGAGGAGGATCTTCTTGGGAAGAAAGAAGAAAGGAGGAGGGCCAAAGTAAAAAAAAGACAGAACAGAGGAGGGATCAAAAATCCCTAGCGCAGCCGATCCCCATCAGGCCTGGCAtctcatctctctccctcacccctccttctccaccaccggccgccgccgcggccaggccggcgtggcggTGCGCCTGCTGCTCCTCCACTCAGCCACGAGCACCATCCGCCGCACCATCCATCCATCCCAGCCGCGCCGCACCATCCATCCACCACTCCACCAGCGCCGCATCCCCAACATCCAACACCGCCGCgcctgtgacacccccgattcaatcgtacactaatcatgcacgcaaacgtgtacgatcaagatcagggactcacgggaagatatcacaacgcaactctaaaacataaataagtcatacaagcatcataatacaagccatgggcctcgagggctcgaatacaagtgctcgatcatagacgagtcagcggaagcaacaatatctgagtacagacataagttaaacaagtttgccttaagaaggctagcacaaactgggatacagatcgaaagaggcgcaggcctcctgcctgggatcctcctaactactcctggtcgtcgtcagtgggctgcacgtagtagtaggcacctccggtgtagtaggggtcgtcgtcaacggtggcgcctggctcctggactccagcatctggttgcgacaaccagaaagaaaggaaaggggaaaaaggggggagaaagcaaccgtgagtactcatccaaagtactcgcaagcaaggaactacactacatatgcatgggtatatgtgtaaggaggccatatcagtggactgaactgcagaatgccagaataagagggggataactagtcctatcgaagactacgctt
This genomic window contains:
- the LOC123162249 gene encoding uncharacterized protein, with amino-acid sequence MSFTQQHSSYQNNYTHGWPENQNMSYRSNNPEISSFASSNHMQGFGYNEESHNYASKQFHSAPTHIPQHQEMCPMELNGPPFGQPTTPAPVVQSHVQVPTKDEFDDIDKLSLLSLEFTWSAEDDPIRKVILEGMKKIKSGKELVEEVRKIEKNINAGSTISSLLELSVAGISLEVCEVSTLSHSAEQDSESPEEEIPQIEEDELEDKEQDGQELQFPSDQVEDSSSITPEEVQEAAVDEDEEHEIHLPIFIPEHDVSGLLNPLDDMMPCDFFATTLHYMIPSLKIDLKTHLLGYDDIYPVSGIALICDDHNYFPHASLELNDKCHPRVSIDHADFCHPKHVLYSYAYIIGYSIDDLEGIDRITCSCLCESYFRLLLLHCLLHADQVRGDIPWDPGGVRAWR